In Globicephala melas chromosome 20, mGloMel1.2, whole genome shotgun sequence, the genomic window TGTCCAGGACGAGGGGGTGAGCCTCCGACCTGCAGCCGGACAAGGACTGTGCCCCCGCCCCACGGACCTCTCCTCACTGACCCCTTTTCCCTTACTTCCTCCCGAAGTCCTTGGCCAGTAAGGGACTCAGATCTGAGCACCATAGGCTGAGTCCTTCCCTGACACTCCATTTCCGACTCATGCGGCTGGAGAGAGAGTGACTCTGGGGCCCGTCTGGGAGGCGTGCAGGGGACCTAAGAGAGGGGCTCAGCCTGGCGCAGAGTCGCGGGGAGTGGGGTCCAAAAGGAGGAGACACACCTTGTTACTGCTGTCGTGCAGACCGCCCGTGGTATTGAGGAAGATGATTTTGGTGGGCCGCAGCGCCTTGGCCAGGGACGCGGTCACCTCCAGTGAGTCCAGGAGCACGGAGCGGCGGGCGGCCGTCTCCCCGATGGGGCACAGGATGGGGATGCTGCTCGACTCCAGGCACCACTGTAGTAGGTCGGTCTCCACCGAGACGATGCCGCCATAGCTGGGGGCCAGACGTGGTGCTCAAGGAGGTTGCCTCCAGGACCCGCGGGTCTGGGGCTGGGCGGGTGGAGTAGCGTGATCTGAGGACGCAGGGGCACGCAGGGTCAGCACTAACCTGGCATGAGGGGCTGGCTCAGCAGCGCCCAGCACCGACCCGCCGCCAAAAAAAGGCACGGCAGTGGCGGCATTATGCCGCAGGGCGTCCACCAGCACCTTGCATCTCTGGGCAAGCTGTGCCTTGGCCTCCCAGAAGGAAAGACAGCCCGAGGGTGCCGTGGGAGCGGGCAGCCCCAGGACCACCAGGGGCTTCATGTCCATGCGCTGCAGGAAGGCCAGGGCGAAGGCCAGGCTGGATACGGCCTTAGGGCACTTGAGCACCTCCTCGTCCACCTGCGGAGGAGTGGGCGTTCAACGGGCACGACACCGGCCCTGACTCCTGCTGCACCCGCTTGCTCCTACAGCCGGGTCCTCAGGGCCCTCTCGGGGCCCCCACCCTGCCCAGGAGCTGTCAGGCTCCATTTCTGGCCACCTGCGCCCACCTGCTTCGCCCTTTGCCCCGTTGGGTCTTGCCATCCTCTTATCTCACACTAGTGTTCCTCCCTCCGCTCCTCCCTGCGACCTTGGACTGTAGGACACCATAGGGGGAGGGGTGACGCAGGCGGCTTCTATCCAGGTTCCCTAACTGCCAACTGAACCCCTAACTGCTCCCAGGTTGGGAGGACTTCTCTGGTGCATCACGTTTGACGGGCTGGGGACCCGAGGCTCCTCACCCGGGCTGGGCGCGAGACTTTTCGAGGAGCGCACAGCCTCGCGCAGTCCCAGGCGCTCGTCTGGGCTCCGTCGAGCCCCTTCCTGGCTCCGCTGCCCAGAGTCCGTATTCCTGCCATGCCTGGCAAAACGTCGCTACACAACCCCCGTCCCCTGTCTGTGACCCGGCCGACGCCGGGCTCTCTCACCTCGATGACGGCAAAGGGCCTGTCCGCGGAGTGGTGGCAGGTCTGGAACTGCGTGAGCCAGTGGCGCGCCTCCCCGGGGCTGGCCCCACACTGGTTCAGGAAGGTCTGGATGTCCCGCTGCACCAGCGAGCGGCCGGCCGGGGGCCCGGGGGAGTCGGGGGACACCGGGGGCGCGGGGGGCAGTGTCCACGACGGCTCCTCCGCTGCAGGCGAGTGGATGTCGTACACGGCGCCCTCGGCCTCCTCTTGGGCGGGCTGGGCCGGCGCCCAGGCGGTGCTGAGCCGGCGTCCCGGGCTGGTGCCCCTGGCCGCCCGCCGCCACGTGCTGCCGCTGAGCCTCCGGGCGCCCCCAGTGCCTTGGGGGCCGCGCAGCCTCCCGCCCGCAGGGGCGGCCCGCAGGGCCCAGGCCAACCGCGCCGTCGCCATGACAACCAAACCAGCTCGCCCCCCCAAAAGTGACCGTCTGTCCAGAGCTCCTGGCTCTGGGGGCCTCTTAACCTacggcggggcggggctgggactGCCGGGGCGGGGCGCCGACGGGGGCCGCGGAGTCGCCTCCGGGTGCGTTTGAGGAGGGTCAGGCCATGGGTCAGAAGGCGGCGCCGACAGGATCCCcgcccctggggtggggggatggaacCCACTAGGGAGAGTCACGAGGCAGAGATAAACGGTGGCTGGGTGTCTTTAATTTGCTGCCAAGGCCGGTTCCAGGAAGGGCTCAGGGGACCCACAGGTGGATTTGGCGCTCTGCGGGGTCTTGAATGATTAAGGGGGAGTCTGATTAGGGCAAGAGGGGAGAGCAGGTTGCAGTTGACGCCTGGCTGAGGGAGGAGACTGGGGGATGAGGTGGGGGAAGAGTGAAAGCGTGGAGGGCGGGGATGCCTCTGTCCTGTTAAAAATgaacttcttaattttaaaatttatccacATCAGGATTGTAACTAGAAGGCCATTATCACTCGAAAGAAAGTCTTACAAATAAAGAGAGAACAAAATGTTATAAATTCCAGCTGGTTAGTGTCGTTTGCTTCTCTTGGGAACAAAGAATGTTAGCAGGCACCAGGTGGTAGAGGTCCCCTAGCACACTGTGAGGCTTTCTCCAAGATAGAATAATAGCTGCTGACACATGCAGaacgccaggcactgtgcaaagcaCTTCACacatagtaactcatttaatccttacagcgaCTCCAGAATCGGTATTATTATTACAtccattttatagacgaggaagTTGAGGCACAAAAATATGTGAGGGACAAGGTCATTGAGTTCGTAAGCAGTGGAGCTGGTCTTTGAAGCAAAGCAGTTTTGCTCCCGATCCATGCTCTTAAGCAAGATTTGAAAAGGACTTGAAAACTTTCACAGGATGTGATTCATTGTTGCTTAATACTGTATCCCCTGTGCTGCCTAAAAACACCTGGTGTGCTAACAGTTGTACATATCCTGCCCTCGGGTACACTCTATCCCGGTGGGGTCCCACCCTCTGTCTTTACAGAGGGCGGTGAAATCAACTGTAGAGGGGAGGTGACTTggccgaggtcacacagcttgtgagtGTCATGGCTGGACCCTTGACATCCTGAGTTCCTACCCCctgctctttccttccttttgtacAGCTCTGTGTTCCCTGTGCTGGGTGTCAGGCTCTGCCTGAATGGGGAGCAGCGGTCTGGGCTCTTCTCTCCTGGGTGTCCCAGAGGATGCTGCGTGAGTGCACTGACCCTGCCAAGGATCCCCCACCAAAACACACGTTCGCGTGAACACGTGCACACGTACACGAgcaggcacatacacacacacagcacagcaCATGCATGCACCGTCCTGGGCAGGAGACTCCTGGCAGGGGGAGACGGGAGCTGACCTCTGTGATCTCCTCCATTGACTTTTCCGTTTTCCTACTTAGAAATCCTGAGTTCCAACAGAGTGAAGCAATGGCAGGGAGGGTGTGTACCCCTTGCCCTGAGGGGCCACCTCCAGGGCCTTCgttctcttctctctttactGCTGCCCCTCCGATCCCCACACTTCCCAGAATCCACTAGAGGAGGTGGTCTTAACCCTTGGAGCccaaatcattttccttctttctgctctcAGAGACCCTCAACCTCAAATGTGCTTCCCCTTCCTGGTCTCTCCATCCAAACCCGTCGTCAGAGCGCCCACCCTCCGGGCCACGCTTTATTCAGACTTCCTCTTTCTGGGTCTCTCCCGCTTTTGCTGCTCTGGGTCTCTGCCCCTACCCTGGCCCCTCTTCGCTTCTTCCAACTAAAGCGTACACCCCTTTTAGGTCCTTTCTCCCCAGCTGCGGCTGAGTCCTGCTTCTTGCCAGGTTGGGGCCCCCGTGAGGGCAAGGATGGCCTCTCCCTTCAGACTGGGGCTTCCTGAGTGGGGGGCTGCTGTCTCCTTCCCAGACTGTGGGCTTCCTGAGGGCCCACCAGGTCCAGTAGCCAACAGcatcctccccatctcccctggGCCGGTGGGGCAGATATTGGCTGGGgaactcctctcctctcctttgggTTTCAGCCCAGAGGGCCGTGTCCCCAGGCAGCCAATGGGGCCCAGGGATACCCCGAGTAGATGATTAACTCCAGGCCGGGTGACCCTGGGGTCACTCTCCCTGGAGAAGGCCAGCCCGTGGTTGGGGAATTGGCCCTGCTTTCTGGAGGAGATGGCTGTGAGTATGGGGTCCACATCCCTACCTGACCCACCCGTCTGAACTGAAGGCCTACAGGATCATTGCGGGCCTACGGTTCCCGCTTGAATTTTATGTTTTCCCCTCTGAAGCTGGCTGATGTTTCGTCTTTCAGAGCAAAGCCTATTGTCAATGGGCCCAGAGTCAGGCTCCTATCTTCTAATCAGGCCTCGGGTCCTCGAGATGCTGGGAGCAGACACAACCTTCCAACCCCTCTACACGCTCCCCTCAGCAGGGGCCTCAGCCCTGGGCACAGGGGCTGGTTTGAAGGGCCAAGGTTTTCCCTCCCATGGGAGTCCTCCTTGACCGCCACTTAGTATAGGTGGGCATGGAGGTGACAGGAATCTGGGCAGGTGAGGGTTGATAGGTGACCATCCCCACCACAGCACCAGAGGggacatacacacagatacacagagtACACAAAAGTAGAGACCCACGCCACCCTTTGAGATGCACACGGATACACAGGTGTGTAGACACACAAGCGTACAGAGATACacagagtgtatatatataacatggaGAGCTCCAGCATCCGTAGTCACACAGATACATATGTGCACATAGAGAGATACACGTGTGTAGACACACAGCCATACAGAGAGACACAGGTCCACTCagacacacatatgcatacagaATTGTGTACATTTGTGGAGGTTTTCTCAGTGACCGTGTCACACATAGAAACACACGCACGTTTACATGGAAGGATACTGAGAACACAcaactatatagccaattgtagTCATTGACCACCACAGGGATATTTAGATCTGGAGATACAAATGTACACAGacttgtgtacacacacacactacatgcAGAGTTAGAAGTAGAACCCACTTCTCCCTGAGACCATACCCATCTACCCATGTACAGAGGCACACAGCCATACTCATTCATATGCCCGGATGGCATCTGGCATGTGAGAGGTGCCCAGTAGTTATTTATTGGATAAATTAAtgaagagaggacagagagaaagaagcagagccTGTGGAAAGAAAAGTCTGGCTTCATGGTTTGTGGGGTCTGTGGAATCTGTGTTCGTGGACTTGGCCCTA contains:
- the NAGS gene encoding N-acetylglutamate synthase, mitochondrial, whose product is MATARLAWALRAAPAGGRLRGPQGTGGARRLSGSTWRRAARGTSPGRRLSTAWAPAQPAQEEAEGAVYDIHSPAAEEPSWTLPPAPPVSPDSPGPPAGRSLVQRDIQTFLNQCGASPGEARHWLTQFQTCHHSADRPFAVIEVDEEVLKCPKAVSSLAFALAFLQRMDMKPLVVLGLPAPTAPSGCLSFWEAKAQLAQRCKVLVDALRHNAATAVPFFGGGSVLGAAEPAPHASYGGIVSVETDLLQWCLESSSIPILCPIGETAARRSVLLDSLEVTASLAKALRPTKIIFLNTTGGLHDSSNKVLSNVNLPADLDLVNNAEWVSTKERQQIRLIVDVLSRLPHHSSAVITDASTLLTELFSNKGSGTLFKNAERMLRVRSLDNLDQGLLVNLVNVSFGKKLRDDYLASLRPRLHSVYVSEGYNAAAILTTEPVLGGTPYLDKFVVSSSRQGQGSGQMLWERLRRDLQTLFWRSRVTNPINPWYFKHSDGSFSNKQWIFFWFGLADIRDSYELVNHAKGLPDSFCKPASDPGS